A genomic region of Paenibacillus sp. PL2-23 contains the following coding sequences:
- the tnpB gene encoding IS200/IS605 family element RNA-guided endonuclease TnpB — MLQHKAFKFRIYPSHVQIMQLRKTLGCCRFVFNHLLAKWSQTYQATGKGLSYNTCATQLPDMKREWSWLKEVDSIALQSAVRNLADGYQRHFNKQNERPRFKSRKHPVQSYTTRYTNGNIAVKGNRLQLPKLGWVPYAKSREIEGRILSATVRLAPSGKWFVSLVCEVDIQPLPLTDSILGIDVGIKYLAVPSEGPAMDNPRYTLRYERLLTKWQRILARRKQGGSNWSKAKRKVALIHEKIRNSRLDAMHKQTTKWIRENQTICLEDLRIANMMKQRHLAKHIADASWGEMSRQLHYKAKWYGRTIKETPVFAPTSQTCHVCGYKQAEVRDLSVRGWTCVSCQTPHDRDWNAAQNIKAMAQ, encoded by the coding sequence ATGCTCCAGCATAAAGCCTTCAAATTTCGGATCTATCCTAGTCATGTACAAATCATGCAACTGCGCAAAACGTTGGGTTGCTGCCGCTTTGTGTTCAACCACCTCCTAGCAAAATGGAGTCAGACCTATCAAGCTACAGGCAAAGGTTTGTCCTACAACACCTGTGCAACGCAGCTTCCTGACATGAAGCGCGAGTGGTCTTGGTTGAAAGAAGTGGATAGCATTGCCCTGCAGTCAGCTGTGCGAAACTTGGCTGACGGATATCAGCGCCACTTCAACAAGCAAAATGAACGACCTCGCTTCAAGAGTCGCAAGCATCCCGTACAAAGCTATACGACGCGATATACAAACGGGAACATTGCCGTGAAGGGAAACCGTCTGCAGCTTCCCAAGCTCGGCTGGGTACCCTATGCCAAGTCAAGAGAGATCGAAGGCCGGATCCTATCCGCTACCGTACGACTAGCCCCAAGCGGCAAATGGTTTGTATCGTTGGTATGCGAGGTTGACATCCAGCCTCTTCCTTTAACGGACAGCATACTTGGCATTGACGTGGGTATCAAGTATCTTGCCGTGCCTTCGGAAGGTCCTGCAATGGATAATCCAAGATATACATTGCGATATGAACGGCTGCTCACGAAATGGCAGCGCATCCTTGCCAGAAGGAAACAAGGCGGAAGTAACTGGTCTAAAGCGAAAAGAAAAGTCGCCCTCATCCATGAAAAAATTCGAAATAGCCGATTAGACGCGATGCATAAGCAGACTACGAAATGGATACGTGAAAACCAAACGATCTGTCTCGAGGACTTGCGTATTGCAAACATGATGAAACAACGACACCTTGCCAAACACATAGCAGATGCATCCTGGGGCGAAATGAGCCGGCAACTGCATTACAAAGCCAAGTGGTATGGCCGAACGATCAAGGAAACACCGGTATTTGCGCCAACGAGCCAAACCTGTCACGTCTGTGGGTACAAGCAAGCAGAAGTGAGGGATTTGAGCGTGCGGGGATGGACATGTGTATCTTGCCAAACGCCACATGACCGAGATTGGAATGCGGCACAAAACATAAAGGCCATGGCCCAGTAA
- a CDS encoding GNAT family N-acetyltransferase gives MEAKLIGASDIPPLRDTVEDIQSSEETFMGCSLSKTLVGFVSYEVADGALNICRMVVHPDYFRRGIAKRLLAYAVDEAGAGMKVTVSTGALNEPAKLLYRSFNFVQSCEREVAPGIRLAYFELSPDRVD, from the coding sequence GTGGAGGCCAAGCTGATCGGAGCCAGCGATATACCGCCATTGCGAGATACGGTGGAGGACATTCAGAGCAGCGAAGAAACCTTTATGGGCTGCAGCCTATCGAAAACGCTTGTCGGCTTCGTGTCATACGAGGTGGCTGATGGAGCGCTTAACATCTGCAGGATGGTCGTCCATCCGGATTATTTCCGAAGAGGGATTGCGAAGCGGCTGCTAGCTTATGCGGTGGACGAAGCAGGGGCGGGGATGAAGGTGACTGTCAGCACGGGAGCGCTGAACGAGCCGGCCAAGCTGCTCTATCGCAGCTTTAACTTCGTGCAGAGCTGCGAGAGGGAGGTTGCTCCGGGAATCCGGCTGGCTTACTTCGAGCTGTCTCCGGACCGGGTGGACTAA
- the bshB2 gene encoding bacillithiol biosynthesis deacetylase BshB2 — protein sequence MGTHILVILPHPDDEAFGLSGTLAKEISSGALVTYACLTLGEMGRNMGIPPFANRESLKHIRKLELEASCEAIGIQDLRLLGFHDKTIEFEDPQLLDEKIGELLAELRPHRVYTFYPGYSVHPDHDACGAAVVRSVSKLPEKDRPPVYCIAFSRNHEEAIGQAEVLVDVRDYMTQKLASIRAHRTQFQAPELVGSKELTAKELEDRFGVEQFWIYRFQ from the coding sequence AGCCTTCGGCTTGTCCGGCACGCTGGCAAAGGAAATCAGCAGCGGAGCGCTAGTGACTTATGCTTGTCTGACGCTGGGAGAGATGGGCAGGAATATGGGCATTCCGCCGTTCGCTAACAGGGAGTCGCTCAAGCATATCCGCAAGCTTGAGCTGGAGGCGTCCTGCGAAGCGATAGGCATTCAAGACTTGCGGCTGCTGGGCTTTCACGACAAAACGATTGAGTTCGAGGATCCTCAGCTGCTGGACGAGAAGATTGGTGAATTGCTTGCGGAGCTTCGACCTCATCGCGTGTATACCTTCTACCCGGGCTACAGCGTGCATCCCGACCATGACGCTTGCGGAGCAGCGGTCGTTCGATCAGTCTCTAAGCTGCCGGAGAAGGATAGGCCGCCCGTGTATTGTATAGCATTCTCCCGCAATCACGAGGAAGCGATTGGCCAGGCCGAGGTGCTGGTGGACGTCCGTGATTACATGACACAGAAGCTTGCTTCAATCCGAGCGCACCGGACGCAATTCCAGGCGCCTGAGCTGGTAGGCAGCAAGGAGCTTACTGCGAAGGAGCTGGAGGACCGATTCGGCGTGGAGCAGTTCTGGATATATCGGTTCCAATGA